From Thiomicrospira sp. XS5, one genomic window encodes:
- a CDS encoding ATP-binding cassette domain-containing protein yields MATETLIEIQNVTFSRGERKIFENFSLSIPVGKVTAIMGPSGTGKTTLLKLIAGQLKPEKGTILVNGQNVHKLRRSKLYELRRTMGMLFQSGALLTDLNVFDNVAFPIREHTKLPEEIIRPLVLMKLQAVGLRGAQDLMAAELSGGMSRRVALARAIALDPDMIFYDEPFVGQDPITMGVLIELIHKLNDSLGVTSVAVSHDVNEVLSIADFACVISEGRVVAEGTPEALLASGSEYVQQFLQGLPDGPVPFDYPAKPFLQDLI; encoded by the coding sequence ATGGCCACGGAAACCCTGATTGAAATTCAGAACGTTACGTTTTCCCGAGGGGAACGAAAGATTTTTGAAAATTTTTCGTTGAGCATCCCCGTCGGAAAGGTGACGGCGATTATGGGGCCCAGTGGCACCGGTAAAACCACCTTGTTGAAGTTGATTGCCGGTCAGCTCAAACCCGAAAAGGGAACGATTTTGGTGAACGGTCAAAATGTGCATAAATTACGGCGCAGCAAATTGTATGAATTGCGTCGTACCATGGGCATGCTGTTCCAAAGCGGTGCTTTGTTGACCGACTTGAATGTGTTCGACAACGTGGCGTTTCCGATTCGCGAACACACTAAATTGCCGGAAGAAATCATCCGGCCCTTGGTGTTGATGAAGTTGCAGGCGGTCGGTTTACGCGGTGCTCAAGATCTTATGGCCGCGGAATTGTCCGGCGGTATGTCGCGTCGTGTGGCTCTGGCTCGCGCCATTGCACTGGATCCGGATATGATTTTTTACGATGAGCCTTTTGTTGGTCAAGATCCGATTACGATGGGGGTTTTGATTGAACTGATTCACAAATTGAACGACAGTTTGGGTGTGACCAGTGTGGCGGTGTCGCACGATGTGAATGAGGTCTTGTCGATTGCGGATTTCGCATGCGTGATTTCCGAAGGACGCGTTGTGGCGGAAGGTACTCCGGAAGCTTTGCTAGCGTCGGGATCGGAGTACGTGCAGCAGTTTTTGCAAGGCTTGCCGGACGGCCCGGTGCCGTTTGATTATCCGGCCAAACCCTTTTTGCAGGATTTGATATGA
- the mlaE gene encoding lipid asymmetry maintenance ABC transporter permease subunit MlaE, whose protein sequence is MNAVFDFLAATGQSFIRIFGAFGRGFFFLLSLLPAIPSAFVRLDLLVKQMYFSGVLSLPIILTAGLFVGMVLSLQGYNVLVDFNSEEAVGTMTALSLLRELGPVVAALLFAGRAGSALTAEIGLMRSTEQLSALEMMAVDPLKYVFAPRFTAALLVLPMLSLMFIAMGILGGYMVGVGWLGVDEGAFWTQMNQQVDWREDVVNGIIKSIAFAVLVAVVALFQGYDALPTSEGVSRATTRTVVHSSLGVLGLDFILTAMMFN, encoded by the coding sequence ATGAACGCGGTCTTTGATTTTCTCGCGGCCACGGGGCAGAGCTTCATTCGCATCTTCGGCGCGTTCGGGCGTGGCTTTTTCTTTTTGTTATCGCTGTTGCCGGCGATTCCATCCGCATTTGTCCGCTTGGATTTACTGGTCAAACAAATGTATTTCTCCGGTGTGCTTTCATTGCCGATTATTCTGACCGCCGGTTTGTTCGTGGGGATGGTGCTGAGTCTGCAAGGCTACAACGTCCTGGTCGATTTCAATTCGGAAGAGGCGGTCGGTACCATGACGGCCTTGTCATTATTGCGTGAACTGGGGCCGGTAGTCGCGGCCTTGCTATTCGCCGGGCGGGCCGGTTCCGCCTTGACGGCGGAAATTGGCTTGATGCGCTCCACCGAGCAATTGTCGGCCTTGGAAATGATGGCGGTGGATCCATTGAAATATGTATTCGCACCACGCTTTACTGCGGCGTTATTGGTTTTGCCGATGTTGTCTTTGATGTTCATCGCCATGGGGATTTTGGGCGGTTATATGGTCGGGGTCGGTTGGCTTGGCGTGGACGAAGGTGCGTTTTGGACGCAAATGAATCAGCAGGTCGATTGGCGTGAGGACGTTGTTAACGGCATTATTAAATCGATTGCTTTTGCGGTTTTGGTAGCGGTGGTGGCCTTGTTCCAAGGGTATGATGCCTTGCCGACCTCGGAAGGCGTGAGCCGAGCCACCACGCGCACGGTGGTGCATTCCTCGCTGGGCGTGCTGGGACTGGATTTTATCTTGACCGCCATGATGTTCAATTGA
- the mlaD gene encoding outer membrane lipid asymmetry maintenance protein MlaD: MSRWKMIEIWVGAFVLFALVSLAVIALKVSNFEGFQDRPTYQVNALFSNIGGLKVRSPVKISGVVVGRVGNISVDRNTYQARVVMDIYKDYNQLPLDTSASILTSGLLGDQYIGLEPGADEEYLRDGDQIDLVQPALVLEELIGQFLTKFADSDSEAK, from the coding sequence ATGTCACGATGGAAAATGATCGAAATTTGGGTGGGCGCATTCGTATTATTTGCGTTGGTCTCATTGGCGGTAATCGCTTTGAAAGTCAGTAATTTCGAAGGCTTTCAGGATCGTCCGACCTATCAGGTCAATGCGTTGTTCAGCAATATCGGTGGTTTGAAGGTCCGGTCTCCGGTGAAAATCAGTGGCGTGGTCGTCGGGCGTGTTGGAAACATTTCGGTGGACCGCAATACCTATCAGGCACGTGTGGTGATGGATATTTATAAGGATTACAACCAATTGCCGTTGGACACCTCGGCCTCGATTTTGACATCCGGTTTGTTGGGCGACCAATACATTGGCTTGGAGCCTGGAGCGGATGAAGAGTATTTGAGAGACGGTGACCAAATTGATTTGGTGCAACCGGCTTTGGTGTTGGAAGAATTAATCGGTCAATTCCTGACCAAATTCGCGGACAGTGATTCGGAGGCGAAGTGA
- a CDS encoding phospholipid-binding protein MlaC, with amino-acid sequence MRLLKQLMMSVMLLTLALESTAYAVDINQKDPEVMVKELSETVVSEVDKQRADLEADPQKVKVFANEYVLPYVDTPKMARYVMGQYWKQASASQQKAFTEAFTNTLLRSYAKSILKLRVTKIVVSKMVETRPGRASVSTEVTQADGNVSTVVYRAYLNKNDQKWFLYDVSIEGISMLLNYRKSFASEFQKKGIDEVIAGLNAKNNANQDVLDEG; translated from the coding sequence ATGCGTTTGTTAAAACAGTTAATGATGTCGGTGATGTTGCTGACGTTGGCATTGGAATCGACGGCTTATGCCGTGGATATTAACCAAAAAGATCCGGAAGTAATGGTGAAGGAACTGTCGGAAACGGTGGTGTCCGAGGTCGATAAACAACGTGCCGATCTGGAGGCAGATCCGCAGAAGGTCAAAGTCTTTGCTAACGAGTATGTGTTGCCGTATGTGGACACACCCAAAATGGCACGTTATGTCATGGGGCAATACTGGAAGCAGGCTTCTGCCAGCCAGCAGAAAGCCTTTACCGAAGCCTTTACCAATACCTTGTTGCGTTCCTATGCCAAGAGCATCTTGAAGTTACGTGTGACGAAAATCGTGGTATCCAAAATGGTGGAAACTCGCCCTGGACGCGCTTCGGTATCGACCGAAGTGACTCAGGCGGACGGTAATGTTTCTACAGTAGTTTATCGGGCTTATTTGAATAAGAATGATCAAAAATGGTTCCTGTACGATGTGTCCATCGAAGGGATCAGTATGTTGTTGAATTACCGTAAGTCTTTCGCATCCGAGTTTCAGAAAAAAGGTATTGACGAAGTCATCGCCGGTTTGAACGCGAAAAACAATGCGAATCAAGATGTCTTGGACGAGGGCTGA
- a CDS encoding lipid asymmetry maintenance protein MlaB — protein sequence MVNLSEDTAAVLEGEVLRLSGQIDAGVVTRVYGQGLKNLSAPVTEVDCHSLKGADSTCLALLLHLQSRLSKPLKVVGLPDELRVLVDLYGLQDLLELA from the coding sequence GTGGTCAATTTATCCGAGGACACGGCGGCTGTTCTGGAGGGCGAGGTACTTCGCTTGTCGGGCCAGATTGATGCCGGAGTGGTGACCCGTGTTTATGGCCAAGGGTTGAAAAATCTATCCGCGCCGGTCACGGAGGTGGATTGTCATTCTTTGAAAGGGGCGGACTCCACTTGTCTTGCCTTATTGCTGCATTTGCAATCGCGGTTGTCCAAACCGCTTAAAGTGGTGGGCCTGCCGGATGAGCTTCGGGTGCTGGTCGACCTGTATGGATTACAAGACCTGCTTGAATTGGCCTGA
- a CDS encoding ABC transporter ATP-binding protein, whose translation MSAAAVSFQAVQKDYGSLQALKGVSFDVRPGCFFGLLGPNGAGKSTLINSMAGLVKPSAGRILVNGYDVEKEYRQARRFLGVVPQELISDPFFTIRELLDIQSGYFGLKSREQRLWVDELLDRLALSDKANAITNELSGGMKRRVLIAMALVHQPQVLVLDEPTAGVDVDLRRTLWDFTKELHQKGHTIILTTHYLEEAEALCEEVAIVKGGELKALETTGKLLSRHNYRYLRVVLESPQKVDEQQLSAFLKERFIEQDANGLMFKLEKEKPLNQMLSALSESHLAVKDLTSRDATLEEVFLDLTGEK comes from the coding sequence ATGTCAGCTGCCGCTGTTTCATTTCAAGCCGTTCAAAAGGATTATGGCTCACTGCAAGCGTTGAAAGGCGTTTCGTTTGATGTCAGGCCTGGTTGTTTTTTCGGTTTGTTGGGCCCGAATGGTGCCGGAAAATCGACGTTGATTAACAGTATGGCCGGCTTGGTCAAGCCTTCCGCCGGTCGAATTCTGGTGAATGGTTATGATGTGGAGAAAGAATACCGCCAAGCCCGCCGTTTTCTGGGCGTGGTACCGCAAGAGCTGATTTCCGATCCGTTTTTCACGATTCGCGAATTGCTGGACATTCAAAGCGGCTATTTCGGGTTGAAAAGCCGTGAGCAACGTCTTTGGGTTGACGAATTGCTGGATCGTCTGGCTTTGTCGGACAAGGCGAATGCCATCACCAATGAATTGTCGGGTGGTATGAAACGTCGCGTGTTGATTGCAATGGCGTTGGTACACCAACCACAGGTGTTGGTGTTGGATGAACCGACCGCGGGTGTAGATGTCGATTTGCGCCGAACGTTGTGGGACTTTACCAAGGAATTGCATCAAAAAGGTCACACCATTATTTTGACCACACACTACTTGGAAGAAGCGGAAGCTTTGTGTGAGGAAGTGGCGATTGTTAAAGGCGGTGAGCTGAAAGCGTTGGAGACGACGGGTAAATTATTGTCGCGCCATAACTACCGCTATCTGCGCGTGGTGTTGGAGTCGCCTCAAAAAGTTGACGAGCAGCAATTGTCGGCGTTCTTGAAAGAACGCTTTATTGAACAAGACGCGAATGGATTGATGTTCAAACTGGAAAAAGAAAAGCCTTTGAATCAGATGTTGAGTGCCTTGTCGGAAAGTCATTTGGCAGTGAAAGATTTGACCAGCCGCGACGCGACGCTGGAAGAGGTCTTTTTGGATTTGACGGGAGAGAAATAA
- a CDS encoding ABC transporter permease — MNWTGCWALFVKEVRRFYSVAVQTIFAPVVSSLLYLLIFGQVIVTQIEVFSGLSYSQFLIPGLVMMTILQNAFSNTSSSLIQSKMHGNLTFVMLSPISPFEFYLAFVGASIVRGLAVGIGVLVVGIVGFDIAWQSPGWILLFAVLSAAIMGGVGMTAGILSDKYDHLAAFQNFIIIPLTFLSGVFYSIHALPDFWQAFSHINPFFYMVDGFRYGFFEQSDVSVYLSLAITVLFFVLITTINLILLYKGVKIRN, encoded by the coding sequence ATGAATTGGACAGGTTGTTGGGCGCTTTTTGTAAAGGAAGTCCGGCGTTTTTATTCGGTGGCGGTGCAAACCATTTTCGCGCCGGTGGTGTCGTCGTTGTTGTATCTGCTGATTTTCGGTCAGGTGATTGTCACTCAAATCGAGGTGTTTTCCGGGTTGAGTTACAGTCAATTCCTGATTCCCGGTCTGGTGATGATGACGATTCTGCAGAATGCGTTTTCCAACACCTCATCAAGCTTGATTCAGTCGAAAATGCACGGCAACTTGACGTTTGTGATGCTCAGTCCGATTTCGCCGTTCGAGTTTTATCTGGCGTTTGTCGGGGCTTCGATTGTGCGTGGTTTGGCCGTGGGCATCGGTGTGTTGGTGGTGGGCATTGTCGGGTTTGACATCGCCTGGCAGTCGCCGGGCTGGATTTTGCTGTTTGCGGTATTGAGTGCCGCTATTATGGGCGGGGTCGGTATGACAGCCGGGATTTTGTCGGACAAGTACGACCACTTGGCGGCGTTTCAAAACTTCATTATCATCCCTTTGACCTTCTTGAGTGGGGTGTTTTATTCGATTCATGCCTTGCCGGATTTCTGGCAGGCGTTTTCGCACATCAATCCGTTCTTTTATATGGTGGATGGATTTCGTTACGGTTTCTTTGAGCAATCCGACGTATCGGTTTACTTGAGTTTGGCGATTACGGTGTTGTTCTTTGTGCTGATTACGACGATTAATCTGATTTTATTGTACAAAGGCGTTAAAATACGCAATTAA
- a CDS encoding BolA family protein, with the protein MSPEKIREKIQAVLDDAQVTMSGEDCNFAVEVSSAAFEGQSPLQRHRMVNDIFKDEFATGELHALSIKTKLPE; encoded by the coding sequence ATGTCTCCAGAAAAAATCCGTGAAAAAATCCAAGCGGTACTCGATGATGCGCAGGTCACTATGAGTGGCGAAGATTGTAACTTTGCGGTTGAAGTGTCCAGTGCCGCGTTTGAAGGTCAATCGCCTTTGCAGCGTCATCGCATGGTAAACGACATTTTCAAGGATGAATTCGCTACGGGTGAATTGCACGCGCTGTCGATTAAGACCAAATTGCCAGAGTGA
- the murA gene encoding UDP-N-acetylglucosamine 1-carboxyvinyltransferase has protein sequence MDKLVIEGPCQLSGRVQISGAKNAALPILMGCLLSETPVTLSNVPHLKDVTTTIQLLATMGVEVMFDEHLNIEIDASNITTKEAPYELVKTMRASILAMGPLLARFGEAKVSLPGGCAIGSRPVNIHIEGMQKMGADIKVEQGYIIAKADRLKGADISMEPVTVTGTENLLMAAVLAEGQTILRNAAREPEVSDLANFLNAMGAKISGIDTDTLVVDGVERLQGVSYKVIPDRIEAGTYLAAAALTKSCVTVTHVVPEHLTAVLEKFTEAGADVSWTEDTITLDMRGRELKPVNVVTDPYPLFPTDMQAQFVVMNSIAKGKAKVEETIFENRFMHVSELVRMGADIHVEGNTAYTQGVEHLVGAPVMATDLRASASLILAGLIAHGETVVSRIYHIDRGYELIEEKFHKLGAHIYRAN, from the coding sequence ATGGATAAATTAGTCATAGAAGGTCCTTGCCAACTCTCTGGAAGAGTACAGATTTCCGGCGCGAAAAACGCCGCCTTACCCATTTTGATGGGTTGCCTGTTGTCGGAAACGCCGGTGACCTTGTCGAATGTGCCGCACCTGAAAGACGTGACGACTACCATTCAGTTGTTGGCGACGATGGGGGTCGAAGTGATGTTCGACGAGCATTTGAACATTGAAATCGATGCGTCCAATATCACCACCAAAGAAGCACCTTATGAATTGGTGAAGACTATGCGGGCCTCGATTCTGGCTATGGGACCGTTGCTGGCTCGTTTTGGTGAAGCAAAAGTGTCCTTGCCGGGTGGGTGTGCGATCGGTTCGCGTCCGGTTAATATTCACATTGAAGGCATGCAGAAAATGGGTGCCGACATTAAAGTGGAGCAAGGCTACATTATTGCCAAAGCCGACCGTTTGAAAGGCGCCGACATCTCGATGGAACCGGTGACGGTAACGGGGACGGAAAACCTGTTGATGGCAGCGGTATTGGCGGAAGGTCAAACCATTTTGCGCAATGCGGCCCGTGAACCGGAAGTGTCCGACTTGGCGAACTTCTTGAACGCCATGGGGGCGAAAATCAGTGGCATCGATACCGATACGCTGGTGGTTGACGGCGTGGAGCGCTTGCAGGGCGTTTCTTATAAAGTCATTCCCGACCGGATTGAGGCCGGAACCTATCTGGCGGCAGCGGCCTTGACCAAAAGTTGTGTCACCGTGACGCATGTGGTGCCGGAGCATTTGACCGCGGTGCTCGAGAAATTCACCGAAGCCGGCGCCGATGTTTCATGGACGGAAGACACCATTACACTGGATATGCGTGGCCGCGAGTTGAAGCCGGTGAACGTCGTTACGGATCCGTATCCGTTGTTCCCGACCGATATGCAAGCGCAGTTCGTGGTGATGAACAGCATCGCTAAAGGCAAAGCGAAGGTGGAAGAAACCATCTTTGAAAACCGTTTTATGCATGTATCGGAATTGGTACGCATGGGGGCGGATATTCATGTGGAAGGCAATACCGCTTACACCCAGGGTGTCGAACATTTAGTGGGCGCGCCTGTTATGGCGACGGATTTGAGAGCCTCGGCCAGTTTGATTCTCGCCGGTTTGATTGCGCACGGCGAAACGGTGGTGAGCCGCATCTATCATATCGATCGGGGCTATGAACTGATTGAAGAAAAATTCCATAAGCTCGGTGCCCATATTTACCGAGCGAACTGA
- the hisG gene encoding ATP phosphoribosyltransferase has product MADQLTIALSKGRIYKDTLPLLEAANILPSEDPSKSRKLIIPTNHDNVRLLIVRATDAPTYVAHGAADIGVAGKDVLMEAPTDNLNELLDLQIAKCKLMVAGPKEAKPHGHRLKIATKYIQSAKAYYAEKGQQVDLIKLYGSMEIAPLIDLADKIVDLVDTGNTLKANGLVPEEHIADISSRLIVNEHAYKTKFNQINDIVEKFKSAIE; this is encoded by the coding sequence ATGGCTGATCAATTAACGATAGCGCTCTCGAAAGGGCGAATTTACAAAGATACCTTGCCTTTGCTGGAAGCGGCGAACATTTTGCCGTCCGAAGATCCCAGCAAAAGCCGTAAACTGATTATTCCGACCAACCACGACAATGTGCGCTTGCTGATTGTCCGTGCCACCGATGCGCCGACTTATGTCGCTCATGGCGCGGCGGATATCGGTGTGGCCGGTAAGGATGTGTTGATGGAAGCGCCGACCGACAATTTGAATGAATTGCTGGACCTGCAGATTGCCAAGTGCAAGTTGATGGTGGCGGGGCCGAAAGAAGCTAAACCGCATGGGCATCGTTTGAAGATCGCCACCAAGTACATTCAATCGGCCAAAGCCTATTACGCGGAAAAAGGCCAGCAGGTGGACTTGATTAAATTGTACGGTTCCATGGAAATTGCGCCGTTAATCGACTTGGCGGATAAGATTGTCGATTTGGTCGATACCGGTAATACACTGAAAGCAAATGGCCTGGTGCCGGAAGAGCACATTGCCGATATCAGCTCGCGCTTGATTGTGAACGAGCATGCTTATAAAACCAAATTCAATCAAATTAACGATATTGTTGAGAAATTTAAATCGGCGATTGAATAA
- the hisD gene encoding histidinol dehydrogenase has translation MLKVRKLFANDEGFKAELEALLAWETVSNDSVNQIVKDVLRNVREKGDAALLEYTEKFDRLALSAGADLEIPKAELKAALERIPADQRDGLELSAKRVRDYHEKQVGKSWSYTEDDGTLLGQQVTALDKVGLYVPGGKAAYPSSVIMNAIPAKVAGVPELIMVVPTPDGDVNDMVLAAAEICGVDRVFKLGGAQAVAALAYGTETVPQVDKIVGPGNIFVATAKREVFGTVGIDMIAGPSEILVYCDGQTNPDWIAMDLFSQAEHDEDAQSILVTQDAEFAEKVYDSMNRLVKTLPREEIITKAITDRGAIIVVDDEDQAVEMINYIAPEHLELSIEDPQALLPKIRHAGAIFMGRYTAEALGDYCAGPNHVLPTSRTARFSSPLGVYDFQKRSSLIMCSAEGANVLGQVAGVLADGEGLQAHAASARYRVKD, from the coding sequence ATGTTGAAAGTTCGAAAACTATTTGCAAACGATGAAGGGTTTAAAGCCGAATTGGAAGCTTTGTTGGCTTGGGAAACGGTTTCCAATGATTCGGTGAATCAGATTGTTAAGGACGTTTTGCGCAATGTCCGTGAAAAGGGTGATGCGGCGCTGCTGGAATACACGGAAAAGTTTGACCGTTTGGCCTTATCGGCCGGCGCGGATTTGGAAATTCCGAAAGCGGAGTTGAAAGCGGCACTGGAGCGCATTCCTGCCGATCAGCGTGACGGTTTGGAATTGTCTGCCAAACGCGTGCGTGACTACCATGAGAAACAAGTGGGTAAATCCTGGTCTTATACCGAAGACGACGGCACCTTGCTGGGGCAGCAAGTCACGGCATTGGATAAGGTTGGCCTCTATGTGCCGGGCGGCAAGGCCGCGTACCCGTCTTCTGTAATCATGAATGCCATCCCGGCGAAAGTGGCCGGTGTGCCGGAGCTGATTATGGTGGTGCCGACGCCGGATGGAGACGTCAATGACATGGTGCTGGCGGCTGCGGAAATCTGCGGCGTGGATCGCGTATTCAAATTGGGCGGCGCCCAAGCGGTGGCGGCCTTGGCGTATGGCACCGAAACCGTTCCGCAAGTGGATAAAATTGTCGGGCCGGGGAATATTTTCGTGGCGACGGCCAAGCGTGAAGTGTTCGGTACCGTCGGCATTGACATGATTGCCGGGCCATCGGAAATTTTGGTGTACTGCGACGGTCAAACCAACCCGGATTGGATTGCGATGGACTTGTTCTCACAAGCGGAGCATGATGAAGACGCACAATCAATTTTGGTGACGCAGGATGCGGAATTTGCCGAGAAGGTCTATGACAGCATGAACCGTCTAGTGAAAACCTTACCGCGTGAAGAAATCATTACCAAAGCCATTACCGACCGTGGTGCCATCATTGTGGTGGACGACGAAGATCAAGCCGTGGAGATGATCAATTACATCGCACCGGAGCATTTGGAGTTGTCGATTGAAGACCCGCAGGCTTTGTTGCCGAAAATTCGCCACGCCGGTGCGATTTTCATGGGCCGTTACACGGCCGAGGCGTTAGGCGATTACTGTGCCGGGCCGAACCATGTGCTGCCGACGTCGCGTACCGCGCGTTTCTCGTCGCCATTGGGCGTTTACGACTTCCAGAAGCGTTCCAGCTTGATTATGTGTTCCGCGGAAGGTGCCAATGTGTTGGGTCAAGTGGCCGGCGTCCTAGCCGATGGCGAAGGGTTGCAAGCGCACGCCGCTTCGGCACGTTATCGTGTGAAAGACTGA
- a CDS encoding Nif3-like dinuclear metal center hexameric protein has translation MHIHELTEYLDTYLQVADFKDYAPNGLQVSGKTDIAKIVTGVTACQALIDAAIEQKADAILVHHGYFWKNEPVTLTGMKQKRIRSLLMNDINLLGYHLPLDAHPVVGNNAMLGQLWELEDITPDAKSLVRLGRLASPKPISEFIQTVETTLDRTPLHLPGGPETVETVAWCSGGAQGYIQQAIDWHADVFISGEVSEQTTHQALESGVHYLAAGHHATERVGVKALGEKLAQEFDLEVIFVDIPNPV, from the coding sequence ATGCACATTCACGAACTGACCGAATATTTGGATACCTATCTGCAAGTCGCAGATTTTAAAGATTATGCGCCGAACGGATTGCAAGTGTCCGGTAAAACCGACATCGCTAAAATCGTCACCGGTGTGACCGCTTGTCAGGCGCTGATTGACGCCGCGATTGAGCAAAAGGCGGATGCGATTTTGGTGCATCACGGCTATTTCTGGAAAAATGAACCGGTGACCCTAACGGGCATGAAACAAAAGCGTATCCGCAGTTTGCTGATGAATGACATCAATCTATTGGGCTATCACCTGCCATTGGATGCGCACCCGGTTGTCGGGAATAATGCTATGCTCGGCCAACTGTGGGAACTGGAGGACATCACGCCGGATGCAAAAAGCTTGGTTCGACTGGGGCGTTTGGCCTCTCCGAAGCCGATCAGCGAGTTTATCCAGACGGTGGAAACCACTCTGGATCGCACGCCGTTACATTTACCGGGCGGTCCGGAAACGGTTGAAACGGTGGCTTGGTGCAGCGGCGGGGCGCAAGGCTATATCCAGCAAGCCATTGACTGGCATGCGGATGTGTTTATCAGTGGCGAAGTATCGGAACAAACCACACATCAAGCGCTTGAAAGTGGGGTGCATTACTTAGCGGCCGGGCATCATGCTACCGAGCGTGTCGGGGTGAAAGCGCTGGGTGAAAAGTTAGCGCAAGAATTTGATTTGGAAGTGATTTTTGTGGATATTCCTAACCCGGTTTGA